CCCTCCTCGGGATGGGAGATCGACATCCTGGCCACGGATCTCTCCACGCGTGCCCTGGAGAAGGCCCGGTCCGCGGTCTGGCCGCTGGCCAAGGCCAAAGAGATCCTGCCTCCATACCTCAAGACCTTCATGCTGAAGGGCACGGGCCCGCAAGCGGGAAACATGAAGGCGGGTCCAGAAATACGTTCCCGCGTGCGTTTCCAGCGACTCAACCTGAATGCGGAGCCCTTCCCACTCGCGGACCGTTTTGACCTCATCCTCTGTCGGAACGTTCTCATTTATTTCGACGCCCTCGCCAAGGCGCGGGTCATGAACAGGCTGATCGACCGCCTGGACCCCCAGGGTTACTTATTTCTGGGACATGCGGAGACGGTGGCGGGCCTGAACGCCCGCATGCGCAGCGCGGGTCCGACGGTGTACGTTCCCGCGGGCGGGCCTCAGGCATGAGGACCCTGCGTGATCCGGAGCGCCTGGAGGTGCTGGTGGTCGACGACTCCGCGGTCGTCCGACAGGTGACGACCGCGATCCTGCAGAGAGTGGGATTCAACGTGGCGGTAGCTTCGGACCCGTTGATCGCGATGCAGAAGATGGCTCAGTCGCGTCCGTCCGTGATCCTTCTCGACCTGGAAATGCCCCGGATGGACGGCCTGTCGTTCCTGCGCAAGATCATGACCGAGGATCCCATCCCCGTTGTCGTCTGCTCCGGTCTCGCGGGGGCGGGCACCCAAGGTGCGCTTCAGGCGATGGAAGAGGGTGCGGTGGCGGTGGTAGCCAAGCCCCGACTGGGGATCCGCGAGTTCCTCCAAGACTCCGCCATCGCCCTCGAAGAGGCCTTGCGGGGGGCAGCGGCCGCCCGCCTCCGGCCGCGCACCCACTCCGCCGCCTCGTCTGGCCACCGGGGAGAGGCCGGCTTGGCGGTTGCCGGACCCCGCCTCCGGGTGACGACCGACCGCGTGCTCGCCATTGGAGCCTCGACGGGCGGGACTGAGGCCCTGCGCGTCATTCTGGAGAGCCTGTCTCCGGACTGCCCCGGGCTGGTCATCGTCCAGCACATGCCCGAGATCTTCACGAAGGCCTTCGCAGACCGGCTAAACCAGACCTGCCGCATCGAGGTGAAAGAGGCGGCCCACGGCGATCGCGTGGTGGAGGGCCGTGCACTGATCGCCCCCGGCAATCGCCACACCATCGTGGTCCGCGACGGGGCTCACTACGCGGTGCAAGTCACGGACGGTCCCCTGGTTTCCCGCCACCGACCGAGCGTCGATGTGTTGTTCCGGTCGGTGGCCGCCGCCGCCGGG
The DNA window shown above is from Vicinamibacteria bacterium and carries:
- a CDS encoding protein-glutamate O-methyltransferase CheR; amino-acid sequence: MVSEGTPTALRGLRHGPASLSERHFGLFRALIHREAGIHLSRAKKALVEGRLARRLRELGLDYGAYYRLVESDEGERVRMLDCICTNETHFFREPKQFAFLESRVFPEWVARGEGGKMPRRARVWSAGCSTGEEPYSLAMSFLARFPPSSGWEIDILATDLSTRALEKARSAVWPLAKAKEILPPYLKTFMLKGTGPQAGNMKAGPEIRSRVRFQRLNLNAEPFPLADRFDLILCRNVLIYFDALAKARVMNRLIDRLDPQGYLFLGHAETVAGLNARMRSAGPTVYVPAGGPQA
- a CDS encoding chemotaxis response regulator protein-glutamate methylesterase, producing the protein MRTLRDPERLEVLVVDDSAVVRQVTTAILQRVGFNVAVASDPLIAMQKMAQSRPSVILLDLEMPRMDGLSFLRKIMTEDPIPVVVCSGLAGAGTQGALQAMEEGAVAVVAKPRLGIREFLQDSAIALEEALRGAAAARLRPRTHSAASSGHRGEAGLAVAGPRLRVTTDRVLAIGASTGGTEALRVILESLSPDCPGLVIVQHMPEIFTKAFADRLNQTCRIEVKEAAHGDRVVEGRALIAPGNRHTIVVRDGAHYAVQVTDGPLVSRHRPSVDVLFRSVAAAAGPNAVGVILTGMGADGADGLLAMKRAGGSTIAQDEASCVVFGMPREAIVRGAVDDVVPLPLIPASMLAKAGSQGPGERRRDQGSCA